The region TCGTCAGAATTTGGCTTTCATGGACCGTTTCTGGCTCTGTGAAATCGGCTACCCTACACCGGAAGCCGAGACTGAGCTACTCACCCGCAAGGCAAGGAACCTCCCAGAAAACATCCGTAAAAAGATGGTCGAGTATGCCAATTCCGTCCGTAAGCTGTTCATGGGCGAGGCATCAGGAAACCTTACCGACACCATTGAGGTTACCTTTTCTACTCGTACTTTGATCCGCTGGGCGGATCTTACTGTTCGTTTTCAGCCTTTAGCGCGGCAGGGAATCCAGCCGGTAACATACGCTTTGGATCGGGCTCTTGGGTATCGGGCCAGCCGGGAGACACGTACTGTACTGCATGAACTGGCCCAGCGTACTTTCCCTGTGGAAGACGGATCAGAATCAACACCATAAAGAATACACGCAAATTTCATGAGCGGGGCGGCTTCGGCTGCCCCGCTTCTATTTTGTGTAACTGAATGGAGGAAATCATGGAAAACAAGACTCGAATCACGGTCCTCAATCATATTTTGGCCTTGAATCTGGATGTAAGTATCTGGTCGGCCAGAAAGAAACTTACCCCTTCCGACTTCGGAGCAACCCAGCTTCCGCCGGAAGAGTTGGCTTCACTAGGGAGTAAGCGAATTTGCAATCCTGAAGATCTGCGTATTTTCGGTACTCTCAAATCTCGTGCTGTGAATATGCTTGATCGGCATGGCGTGCGTTTCCTCGGTGGCTGGGCCATTCCTGAAAAGGTCGCGGATGAAATCGAGAAGGAGCTAACGGCCATTGAAAAGGAGTTCTTCGCAGCCAAGGAAGACTTCCTCAGTCGCTATGATGAAGCTGTGCAGGACTGGATCAAGCAACATCCCGGTTGGGAAAAGCTCATCGGAAGCTCGACAGTCAGTGCTGAGTATGTGCGCTCACGGATCGGTTTCAAGTGGCAGTTCTTCAAGCTGACTGCTCCTGAAAAGAACTCCGTAAAGAAAGGACTCAAAGAAGAGGTTAACAAACTTGGCTCCACTCTCTTCGATGAAATCTCCAAGGCCGCAACAGATACATGGAATCGCTGCTATGCCGGAAAGGTCAAGGTAACACATAAGGCTCTCTCGCCGCTGCGGTCTATCCAGAACAAGCTTGATGGGCTTTCCTTTGTTGATCCCAGAGTCCTACCCATCACCGATCTCCTTCAGACGGCCTTCGACAAG is a window of Maridesulfovibrio sp. DNA encoding:
- a CDS encoding DUF3150 domain-containing protein — protein: MENKTRITVLNHILALNLDVSIWSARKKLTPSDFGATQLPPEELASLGSKRICNPEDLRIFGTLKSRAVNMLDRHGVRFLGGWAIPEKVADEIEKELTAIEKEFFAAKEDFLSRYDEAVQDWIKQHPGWEKLIGSSTVSAEYVRSRIGFKWQFFKLTAPEKNSVKKGLKEEVNKLGSTLFDEISKAATDTWNRCYAGKVKVTHKALSPLRSIQNKLDGLSFVDPRVLPITDLLQTAFDKVPSRGFIRDENLLMLQGVVSVLREPALLVENAQKILDGRTAKDLLEGLTSIPKSSVTKATSENLKQNRTPQAASQQQIDSHGLW